The following coding sequences are from one Haliotis asinina isolate JCU_RB_2024 chromosome 3, JCU_Hal_asi_v2, whole genome shotgun sequence window:
- the LOC137278168 gene encoding small ribosomal subunit protein bS16m-like: protein MPRLPPRVNDMAIRLALSGCTNRPFYHIVAMPRKKARDAKATEQLGSYDPMPNTDNEKLVSLNFERLRYWLACGANATKPVQQLLGLAGFFPVHPLSYIKAKRNRRAVAEQLKEEVTQDKSGSAPT from the exons ATGCCTCGTCTCCCACCCCGTGTCAATGACATGGCAATACGTCTGGCACTGTCAGGTTGCACCAACCGGCCCTTTTACCACATTGTTGCTATGCCACGAAAGAAGGCTCGTGATGCTAAGGCCACAGAACAGCTTGGCAGTTATGACCCAATGCCAAATACAGACAATGAGAAGCTAGTCTCTCTCAATTTTGAGAGACTGAGATATTGGTTAGCCTGTGGAGCAAATGCCACTAAGCCAGTCCAACAATTACTAG gtctTGCTGGCTTCTTCCCAGTTCATCCCCTGAGCTACATCAAGGCCAAGAGAAATCGCCGAGCTGTTGCAGAGCAACTCAAGGAAGAGGTGACCCAGGACAAGTCAGGATCTGCACCTACATAG